One genomic segment of Primulina tabacum isolate GXHZ01 unplaced genomic scaffold, ASM2559414v2 Contig791, whole genome shotgun sequence includes these proteins:
- the LOC142535012 gene encoding type III polyketide synthase B-like: protein MGFAGFSEKDYNKLFWAVHPGGPAILNRLEKKLELFPDKLNSSRRALADYGNASSNTIVYVLEYMLEEAKNVKKEEENGADKWGLILAFGPGITFEGILTKNLTV, encoded by the coding sequence ATGGGATTTGCTGGATTTTCTGAAAAAGACTACAACAAATTGTTTTGGGCAGTTCACCCAGGAGGACCGGCGATTTTAAATCGGTTGGAGAAGAAGTTGGAGCTTTTTCCAGACAAACTGAATTCCAGTAGAAGGGCTCTGGCAGATTATGGAAATGCTAGTAGCAATACAATTGTCTATGTGCTGGAGTATATGTTAGAAGAGGCCAAAAATGTcaagaaagaagaagaaaatgggGCTGACAAATGGGGATTGATCTTGGCTTTTGGCCCTGGAATCACATTTGAGGGGATTCTTACAAAAAATCTCACTGTGTGA